The Aedes albopictus strain Foshan chromosome 2, AalbF5, whole genome shotgun sequence region ttccaatccaaaattaattcaaatctaatccaaatccaatcaggctttccaaatgtacatccttctcACAACAGCctgcgcaaggctgaatcgacactctcttatgtgtgcagaccatctctcgttaccgtgtgcaacaccatcagtgagaaatgtatcgccaacagcacgcacacgcataagcaaaagatgtattgaaacagccgctgcttcggctgcttgcctgacaggtgcatactcgagtcgtatcgagccgagtgggaaacgtcgtgagtattgttggccgcatggcgatgacaatcttcggctaaccatgccggctgtcgcgtaaagggtgtcataggctgtcacgggagcacatggcttaacgctaaaagttattcacaaaatatgtgctcaatgtTTATTACAAACATGATctgcctttcacaagatgccccaggggcggaaagaagtttttgccagcgtttgtcaaaattgtaatctagctaaaatataccactgatgtgagattcaactctcttttatattgaaaacatggcagtgcatttcacatgccaataaaaataatgctatgcaaaatactctattAGAACCAGACTTACAtgtacatattctctatttgaaaaaatacataatacatgaaaTGCATCGAAAATTTTAAGCGTGGcactcgacacgttcaacagaagtaaaatgctcgggccgagcgcagcgattttcgtcacttcgtgtccagccaacgagagacggtttaggtgagagccgaggttgtcatcggcgaacgaacgcacagcgaaagcagacgatgtgagcagttcccgacagtgatgttgtaggtcgcatgagttttattctgtgggctgtcatgaaccatgaattcacaaggctgtcatgggaataagagtgtgacagccatcaatatgctatcatgatgcggtacttttgggaagcctgaatccaattccaatccgTTTGGAAATCTATTCCAATCCAGACTAAATCCAATCAAATTTAAATCCAAGTCAAATCTATATCTAATCCACATCCATTCTaaatccatttcaaatccaaaccaaattttatcaaaatttattCCACTTCCAATCAAAATCCTATCTAAATCTAAATATATTATACATACATTCAATACAAATTCATTCCAAATTCAATCTGAATCCATTCAAAATTCAATGTAAACCCAacccaaatcctatccaaatttaaTATAAATCTAATCCAACATATGTAGTCGTAATTCAGCAATAGTGGCATTAATTTCCACTGTAATGATACTTGAATGGTTTATGAAAGGTAAAGCCGACCATAAGCtttaaacacagacaaacagacgtaacacttgcgaaatttccatcgaccacgctttaaacgatcattttaaattgtcatagttgtggctttcacaaccagaggcgcgcgcatcggttttctatgcgtttgacgtttcacactagcgccgtctgttgacgatatggcacaacacagtgattcgtgcaacttttccaccaggtgatggtagtgtgagctgggcgatggatttccatgaaaattgttcaaggtgttacgtctgtttgtctgtgctttaaatATGCAATGAGTACAGCGTCATTATACATAACCATAATGCATATATATAATATGAGTAAAAAAATACAGTAAAATATAACTGTTATACTCCTTCATATAGACGattgcaccgatgaactgaattcatcgcgatccgagaattttgacactacagcggggtcgttcccaatcagaattcttcaattctgattggaaatctttcacttttgattggaagcgaccccgctctagtgtcaaaattctcggaccgcgatgaattcagttcatcggtgcactcgtctatctcTCATGGACTTaaccaccgatgaactgaattcatcgcggtccgaggaaCTTGACACTAGAgcagggccattcccaatcagattcgttcaattctgattggaaatcgttaaaCTCTGATTGgcaacggccccgctctagtgtcataATTCTCGGactgcgatgaattcggttcatcggtggataagtccataggaaGATGGTGAGTATGTGCGAAGTAAGGTAAAAACTCACCTTATGTTATGGAAAAATGTAGTCAAGACACCAACCAAATGGATTTATGTTATACAAAAATAGACACAACTTCAATCCATAGCAATGCGTACGATCAGTCAATAATGCCTATGAAACATTCATTTGGCTGCATGTCTTTACGACTACCTAGTATCTACAGGTTGATGCGTAACGTTGTCCAATTAAGGTCGTTTCATATGAAATGCAAATTAGTTGCAATATCAACTCTGTAAAGATTaaacaaatctatatatataaaaatgagtttgaagtccctttgaggcaacaaaacttacgatCGGGTGAACCgctcaggatgactcttgcagggttggcttcgtattcatggtggctgtgtttataagtagtaaaagttgtaaaaatcatctaaaacagtcagaaaattgataaaaacctgatttttcatgaattgggaagaaaatcaacacgatcccAATAAAACCAATCatagagtgccgtgctgcaatgaacccaacagttgtcaaaccaccacagcatggcaatacaaagtttgccgggacagctagtaatgtaATAAAAAAAGTAAAATTTAACAGTTCGAGTTTTCGATGAGAAACAAATCAAATTATGTACATATGTATTGACAAAAATGCcaaatattttaatttaaattcatAGCACTAATTATGTACAaaaatccaaaaatcgttaaaaaaaaacaagaatcaaGCAGACAACTGAATAGAATcgaaataaaaattattttcgattttattggcgatcaaatgtgaggttaagtaacgcaaaattttcaactttggaagcaaaaataacatatttctggctaatacattgcatgaaagttaggagattctgcaataatttcacttttcttccatttgtagcattagtaattcagtctagggttcgtaatttactgttttagaaaagcgccacctgcgcaatttagctttgcgtttgatgGTCAATAAAAGACACTCGCCATAATTATGTCGTGTCAATCCGTTCGAAGCTTTTTCGTAACGCAAAACAGATTATCTGTCAATCGTGTTACTGTTTTGAATAACTTGTTGTGGAAATTTGAGTATACTATAAATTATAAATACTTGTTTCTGTGCTGTGCCGGTAagataggtttttttttgttctgtaaAATCAAGAACTTATTGGAAATTATTTTTCGAAATCCGAgtgatacccgagcagaaggcaaTACCATACAAGGAGTAACCTGTGCTCTACTACCAAAAATTTGTATTGCtatgttattctacgaaatgttatgagaacctCACAATAACAATTGGATGTATTTGAGCATAGTTTGGTGGTAAAAAAGTTTTTGTTGATTTAGCAGTGTAAATAACTGAAGATCGACGTTTTTTATTCAGTTTTGGAGATTCGATAGCAGCATATTGTATAGTTAAATAGTAAGAAATGTTATTGGTCATTCAATACCTTAACAACCAGTACAGTGCTTAAATTTCATGGTATGCATTTGTTACTACAATAACAAGACGTTGTTTCTAGGTACTATTCATATAAAGTTATGGTATTCGTTATTTTGCCTCAACTAAAATACCGTGTCATTAATCGGCTCGATAGATTAGTTGTAAAAACGGTTGCCTGACTTATAAGGGACGTGAATTTAAATCTCAGACAGTGTTGcggattttttttagtatttcacTAACATTTATCATTAATTGACCTCATGGATTGGTAATATGTACGGGTATGCCGAAATGCCGAAGCTTGCGATGTTGTTAAGCTCTCAGTAGGCTATGATGGAATAAATGCTTGCTTTACCTTTTTTGAGCTGTTCAGTAATATATTAGATTTACGAAAAGTACAAAATGATATCCAAGGCTATTCACAGTTAATACACTACATATTACTACTAATACTAACAATTGATaataatgaaactaaaattttattTCAGTTCTGTATCAACAGCATTGGAGGCAAAAGAGTATTTTAACATAAATGATGAGGTAATTATGCACTATTTTCCTAGAGAATTTATTTAGTTTCTCAACATTATGTACAATGTTTAATGTGTATAACCAAACATTCTTCCATCGATCATACCCAGTCACATCCGCAAATTGAGTAACCCCGCGGGAGAGCGCAACAAAGCCCCAATACTGGAGGTGCTGcacaaattcctggacaaaagtcGGCCAAACCAAAAACTGCTGGAAATTTCCTCTGGCGTGGGTCTTCATGCGGCTTACTTCGCGTCGCATTTCCCTCAAATCCACTACCAATCGTCCGAGTACGATACGTCGCTTTTCGGAAGCATCGAAGCCTACCGGGCGGAAGCCCAGGCCCCAAACTTGCAACCGCCGGTGGCCATTGACATTTCCCAACCGTGCACCGAGTGGAACAACGACCAGGCAATCAACTTTGCCAACTGCGGCGAAAGTTACGACTACATGCTCAACATCAACATGATGCACATTTCACCGTTTGAATGCAGCGAGGGCCTCTTCTGGAACGCGTCCCGATTGCTCAAGACGGGTGGACTGCTCATAACGTATGGACCTTACGCGGTGGACGGGGTGCTGACCCCGGAAAGCAATGTGCAGTTTGATGCGTCACTGAAATATCGGAACCCGTCGTGGGGCATTCGAGACGTCCGGGAACTGGAGAAACTGTCTCATGGAAATGGTATCAATTTGAAGCAGATGTTTGACCTTCCGGCCAATAATAAATGCTTGATCTGGGAGAAGGTGAAGGGATTGCAGATTTAATAAACACGTGTTCGTACCtagtttttgtattttgtttttgatgGGGCACTTGGTTTTGAAAGAAATTGTTTCTTTGTTGTTGTTCGTCAGAGCCTTTGTgccagtcaacgctttgaccagcatgctgcaattctgctttgacagatttgttagatactttgcaacccttagagatggctcagtacaatacaattttgtttgacgacatgactccaaactattccagtattgtttgtggtGCGTggtagcccaggtgtcaatctgaagctttacccaacacttgaataccggaatagctggctcagggccaatgaagtaatgtgatgctccagtgcgagctaactcatcagccaattcatttccagcgatggaagaatgaccaggtacccatacaaggtgaacaacgtttgctgaattcagctcctcgatttgagttcgacaagcgataactatcttcgacctggagttggccgaagcaagtgctttaatagcagcctggctacctgaacagaagtatattactttgcccattacgtgctgctgaagtgctgattgcactccgcacataagagcaaacatttcgacctgaaaaacggtgcagtatctaccaagtgaataagactgatgcagccttagctcacgagcataagcaccagcacctgctcgaccttcgagaagggagctatcagtgtaacatacgatgccgtctgaaatacttctctccagatagcgagatgtccactcttcccgggaaggaaatttcgtggaaaatgtcctatatggaaaattacaagcaattgtaagatcacttggagcaaggacaactttgtcccaattcaccaaaaatggaaacaacggggtgtgtgttgaactgcggttcaaaggagtttcctctagtaaaccgactacccataggcggtaagtgcaagaaagtgcttgtttgagatgaatgtgtagtggggcaacgtcaaagagaact contains the following coding sequences:
- the LOC109622032 gene encoding methyltransferase-like 26; the protein is MMSHIRKLSNPAGERNKAPILEVLHKFLDKSRPNQKLLEISSGVGLHAAYFASHFPQIHYQSSEYDTSLFGSIEAYRAEAQAPNLQPPVAIDISQPCTEWNNDQAINFANCGESYDYMLNINMMHISPFECSEGLFWNASRLLKTGGLLITYGPYAVDGVLTPESNVQFDASLKYRNPSWGIRDVRELEKLSHGNGINLKQMFDLPANNKCLIWEKVKGLQI